A section of the Brevundimonas sp. AJA228-03 genome encodes:
- a CDS encoding helix-turn-helix transcriptional regulator → MAIRVQLDRLLVERRMSLTELADRVGVTLANLSILKTGKARAVRFSTLYALCRELDCQPGDLLVYAPGPPEPDADGEDS, encoded by the coding sequence ATGGCCATTCGCGTTCAGCTGGACAGACTCCTGGTCGAGCGGCGCATGTCGCTGACCGAACTCGCCGACCGGGTGGGCGTCACCCTGGCCAATCTGTCGATCCTCAAGACCGGCAAGGCGCGGGCGGTGCGGTTCTCGACGCTTTATGCGCTGTGCCGCGAACTGGACTGCCAGCCGGGCGATCTGCTGGTCTATGCGCCTGGCCCGCCCGAGCCGGACGCCGACGGCGAAGATTCCTGA
- the hisS gene encoding histidine--tRNA ligase, with protein MTDAAPLPARPEARSPRGFADRRGPGLIAERRIVQRVSEVYERWGFEPLDTGAFEYADALGKFLPDADRPNEGVFALQDDDDQWMALRYDLTAPLARFAAENWETLPKPFRRYAFGPVWRNEKPGPGRFREFTQCDADTVGSDRPEADAEIIAMACEGLQAAGLPPGQAVVRVSNRKLFDGLFEAGGVTDPAQRLTALRAIDKFDRLGWSGVAALLGEGRLDESGDYTRGANLPLGVATTIEALLGCASDGAQTRAGTLDVIARCGGLGAAGEAALEELAGIDRALGTMRVSQDAVRFDPTIVRGLEYYTGAVFEAELLLETTDDRGRPVRFGSIGGGGRYDDLVARFTGESTPATGFSFGVSRLASALRAAGRTDGATRGPVVVIVFGQDDMQAYLDAVSELRDAGIAAELYLGRAGMKAQMKYADRRGSPAVVMLGGDEIAAGQVTIKDLDAGRQLAAGVADNDVWKAERPGQITVARNALVTAIRSIIDVSSIT; from the coding sequence ATGACCGACGCCGCGCCGCTCCCTGCCCGCCCCGAAGCCCGAAGCCCACGTGGCTTCGCCGATCGCCGCGGCCCGGGCCTGATCGCCGAGCGCCGCATCGTCCAGCGGGTGTCGGAGGTCTATGAGCGCTGGGGGTTCGAGCCGCTCGACACCGGGGCGTTCGAGTATGCCGATGCGCTCGGAAAATTTCTGCCCGACGCCGACCGTCCGAACGAGGGGGTGTTCGCCCTCCAGGACGACGACGATCAGTGGATGGCGCTGCGCTATGATCTGACCGCGCCGCTCGCCCGCTTCGCGGCGGAGAATTGGGAGACCCTGCCCAAGCCCTTCCGTCGCTATGCCTTCGGGCCCGTGTGGCGCAACGAAAAGCCGGGGCCGGGGCGGTTCCGCGAATTCACCCAGTGCGACGCCGACACCGTCGGCTCCGACCGTCCCGAGGCCGATGCCGAGATCATCGCCATGGCCTGCGAAGGTCTTCAGGCGGCCGGGCTCCCGCCGGGTCAGGCCGTGGTCCGGGTCTCGAACCGGAAGCTGTTCGACGGCCTGTTCGAGGCGGGCGGCGTCACCGATCCGGCCCAGCGCCTGACCGCGCTGCGGGCGATCGACAAGTTCGACCGTCTGGGCTGGTCGGGGGTTGCAGCCCTGCTGGGCGAGGGCCGTCTGGACGAGAGCGGCGACTACACAAGGGGTGCCAATCTGCCGCTCGGCGTGGCCACGACTATCGAGGCCTTGCTGGGGTGTGCCAGCGACGGAGCGCAGACGCGGGCCGGGACGCTTGATGTCATCGCCCGCTGTGGCGGGCTGGGCGCGGCAGGCGAGGCCGCGCTCGAAGAACTGGCCGGGATCGACCGGGCGCTGGGCACCATGCGGGTGAGCCAGGATGCGGTCCGCTTCGACCCGACCATCGTGCGGGGGCTGGAATACTATACCGGCGCGGTGTTCGAGGCGGAGCTGTTGCTGGAGACCACCGACGACAGGGGGCGGCCCGTGCGGTTCGGCTCGATCGGCGGCGGGGGGCGCTACGATGATCTGGTGGCGCGGTTCACGGGCGAGTCCACGCCGGCGACCGGCTTCTCGTTCGGCGTTTCGCGACTGGCCTCGGCGCTCCGGGCCGCCGGGCGAACCGACGGTGCGACCCGGGGCCCCGTGGTGGTCATCGTCTTCGGCCAGGACGACATGCAGGCCTATCTCGATGCGGTTTCGGAACTGCGCGACGCGGGGATCGCGGCCGAACTCTATCTGGGTCGGGCAGGCATGAAGGCCCAGATGAAATACGCCGATCGGCGTGGCTCTCCGGCCGTCGTCATGCTGGGCGGAGACGAGATTGCGGCCGGTCAGGTGACGATCAAGGACCTTGACGCCGGTCGCCAGCTGGCCGCCGGGGTCGCCGACAATGACGTCTGGAAGGCCGAGCGCCCGGGCCAGATCACGGTGGCGCGAAACGCGCTGGTCACGGCCATCCGCAGCATTATCGACGTTTCTTCGATAACCTGA
- a CDS encoding Smr/MutS family protein yields the protein MARRPPPDLTPEDRRIWARVAGSVTPPRTRKAARVTPGTLLPDAPLKPATIKAPRPPGPMKPKASTRIRAAVPMVSTPAPTPPRALPEELEPRRQRRLSRERDPIEASIDLHGFSRFEAEDQLRAFLMASQARGLRAVLVVTGQGRRGGGIIRASIHEWLQGHALRGIVSGFAMAHRRHGGDGAIYVTLKRR from the coding sequence GTGGCGCGCCGCCCGCCCCCGGACCTGACCCCGGAAGACCGCCGTATCTGGGCCCGTGTCGCGGGGTCGGTGACGCCGCCCCGGACGCGAAAGGCCGCGCGCGTCACCCCCGGAACCCTCCTGCCGGACGCGCCTCTGAAACCCGCGACGATCAAGGCTCCCAGGCCCCCCGGCCCGATGAAGCCAAAGGCCTCGACCCGCATCCGGGCCGCCGTGCCGATGGTCTCGACGCCCGCCCCTACGCCGCCCAGGGCCTTACCCGAAGAACTGGAACCCCGTCGCCAGCGCCGCCTGTCGCGCGAGCGCGATCCGATCGAGGCCTCCATCGACCTGCACGGCTTTTCCCGGTTCGAGGCCGAGGACCAGCTGCGCGCCTTCCTGATGGCGTCGCAGGCGCGAGGCCTGCGCGCCGTCCTGGTCGTCACCGGTCAGGGCCGTCGGGGTGGCGGCATCATCCGCGCCTCGATCCACGAATGGCTGCAGGGCCACGCGCTGAGGGGCATCGTCTCCGGCTTCGCAATGGCCCATCGTCGCCACGGCGGCGACGGGGCGATCTATGTGACGTTAAAGCGCCGCTAG